The Miscanthus floridulus cultivar M001 chromosome 7, ASM1932011v1, whole genome shotgun sequence genome includes a region encoding these proteins:
- the LOC136467712 gene encoding uncharacterized protein encodes MAAACREVPRPARATQEKLKSVVVHPARLSVEPDADGFRKVESRRRWRRAAPASRARPVPHHLVGLCFNCLGKDHVRVNCTFPSRCFSCLQEGHQARDCPRAIHTDSWAGKRGRSPSRARGRGDVARRHRHSPTSRRHASVPRTDRASSGAPELSSPEQTRRQSPPACEPQDSHPQVQAASGGDETRLAGGGDAPSAPVAGLDHVEHIPPPRQLHQPPASPSTRAREPLLEMVVVPRSMSIQAAKDALSSLALLALVVGTWPPVSPAMVRDHLRDCFSIGDNQASVRRFWPDDFIVRFSHREDLELVPGMPPQVGGPFSLRWRPWSRMIMASAGEF; translated from the coding sequence ATGGCTGCGGCATGCCGGGAGGTGCCCCGCCCTGCCAGAGCCACGCAGGAGAAGCTGAAGTCTGTTGTCGTGCACCCTGCGCGCTTGAGTGTGGAGCCAGACGCTGACGGGTTCCGCAAGGTCGAGAGCCGGAGGCGGTGGCGCCGCGCAGCCCCTGCCAGCAGGGCTCGCCCGGTGCCGCATCACCTGGTCGGCTTGTGCTTCAATTGCCTGGGCAAAGACCATGTGCGAGTCAACTGCACCTTCCCCTCTAGGTGCTTCTCATGTCTGCAGGAGGGCCACCAAGCACGCGACTGTCCCCGCGCCATCCACACGGACAGCTGGGCTGGAAAGCGTGGGCGGTCCCCTTCGCGTGCGCGTGGACGTGGGGATGTGGCGCGTCGTCATCGCCATTCACCTACCAGCCGCCGCCATGCCAGTGTGCCTCGTACGGACCGGGCTTCCTCCGGCGCTCCGGAGTTATCGTCGCCGGAGCAGACTCGTCGCCAGTCTCCGCCTGCTTGCGAGCCGCAGGACAGCCACCCTCAGGTGCAGGCGGCCTCTGGGGGCGACGAGACTCGTCTCGCGGGGGGTGGTGACGCGCCGAGCGCACCTGTCGCTGGCCTGGACCACGTCGAGCACATCCCCCCTCCGCGGCAGCTACACCAGCCACCAGCATCGCCATCAACACGTGCGCGGGAACCGCTACTGGAGATGGTCGTTGTCCCTCGTTCTATGTCGATTCAGGCGGCTAAGGATGCCTTGTCCTCCCTCGCCCTGCTGGCATTGGTGGTTGGGACGTGGCCACCGGTTTCCCCAGCCATGGTGCGGGACCATCTGCGTGACTGCTTCAGCATCGGTGATAATCAGGCGTCGGTGCGCCGTTTCTGGCCAGATGATTTCATTGTTCGCTTCAGTCACCGCGAGGACCTTGAGCTCGTCCCTGGGATGCCGCCGCAGGTGGGTGGCCCGTTCAGTCTGCGGTGGCGGCCATGGTCGAGGATGATCATGGCCTCTGCTGGGGAATTCTGA